A window of the Lolium perenne isolate Kyuss_39 chromosome 7, Kyuss_2.0, whole genome shotgun sequence genome harbors these coding sequences:
- the LOC127315389 gene encoding uncharacterized protein translates to MSSSAQTSKALGPLLAPPSATTTATVTTSVPPPAVRLNRSNFMLWRTLSLPNLSGAGLHAPAKTIVEGTGDAAVTVANPAYATWWTQDQRVLGLLLSSMDDDIACQMISRTTAAAVWEAVHAMFGAQNRANIRHIRRQIQSLRRTT, encoded by the coding sequence atgagtTCCTCCGCTCAAACCTCCAAGGCTCTCGGCCCTCTCCTCGCACCGCCcagtgccaccaccaccgccaccgtcaccactTCCGTTCCACCACCGGCGGTGCGTCTCAATCGGAGCAACTTCATGCTGTGGCGCACTCTCTCGCTCCCAAATCTCTCCGGGGCGGGACTTCATGCGCCGGCGAAGACCATCGTCGAAGGCACTGGTGATGCTGCAGTCACCGTGGCAAACCCCGCCTACGCCACATGGTGGACACAGGACCAGCGGGTCCTAGGGCTACTCCTCTCGTCCATGGACGACGACATCGCCTGCCAGATGATCAGCAGGACTACGGCCGCCGCGGTGTGGGAAGCAGTCCACGCCATGTTCGGTGCCCAGAATCGTGCCAATATTCGGCACATCCGTCGGCAGATCCAATCTCTGCGAAGAACGACATGA